The proteins below are encoded in one region of Tomitella fengzijianii:
- a CDS encoding ABC transporter permease, with amino-acid sequence MNATISPARAVGLVARREFSTQIRKKSFLISNIIILIAIIGGIIVYSAFSGGDDGHDATVAIVGDQTLAQPLESTGEAMSMTIDVREIPDEQTARTAVSDGDVDAALLPAANGSVTAITESELGSDLHTIISAAVSSAAQERALAAQDVDVAAVDQAVSAATVHVDALNPPDPEKGQRIAMSIAAVVLLYMQILTFGMFVAMGVVEEKSSRVVELLLSTVRPLHLLWGKIFGIGAVGLIQLTAYGVAGVAAGLATGVLTVTGTAVATLFATLGWFVLGYALFAVLYAAAGSMVSRQEDVNSTAMPLMILIVAMFIVAFSTVDNPDSTAGTVLSWIPPFSAILMPLRIAAGVAGPGQIVGTIAIMLVAIAALSVVAAKIYQRSILRIGKVVSWKEALGR; translated from the coding sequence ATGAACGCCACCATCTCCCCAGCGCGCGCCGTGGGCCTGGTCGCCCGCCGCGAGTTCTCCACGCAGATCCGGAAGAAGAGCTTCCTGATCAGCAACATCATCATCCTCATCGCCATCATCGGCGGGATCATCGTCTACTCCGCGTTCTCCGGCGGCGACGACGGGCACGACGCGACTGTGGCCATCGTGGGCGACCAGACGCTGGCCCAGCCGCTGGAATCGACGGGCGAGGCGATGTCGATGACGATCGACGTGCGCGAGATCCCCGACGAGCAGACCGCCCGCACCGCGGTCTCCGACGGGGACGTGGACGCGGCCCTGCTCCCCGCGGCGAACGGATCCGTCACGGCGATCACCGAGTCGGAACTGGGCTCCGACCTGCACACGATCATCTCCGCCGCCGTGAGCTCGGCGGCCCAGGAGCGCGCCCTGGCCGCCCAGGACGTGGACGTGGCCGCGGTGGACCAGGCGGTGTCGGCGGCCACCGTGCACGTCGACGCGCTCAACCCGCCCGACCCGGAGAAGGGCCAGCGCATCGCCATGTCGATTGCCGCCGTGGTGCTGCTGTACATGCAGATCCTCACGTTCGGCATGTTCGTGGCCATGGGCGTGGTCGAGGAGAAGTCCAGCCGTGTCGTCGAACTGCTGCTGTCCACCGTGCGCCCGCTGCACCTGTTGTGGGGCAAGATCTTCGGCATCGGCGCCGTCGGCCTGATCCAGCTCACGGCCTACGGCGTGGCCGGCGTCGCCGCGGGACTGGCCACAGGAGTGCTGACGGTGACCGGCACGGCGGTGGCCACGCTGTTCGCCACGCTCGGCTGGTTCGTGCTGGGGTACGCCCTGTTCGCGGTGCTGTATGCCGCGGCCGGGTCGATGGTCTCGCGCCAGGAGGACGTCAACTCCACGGCGATGCCGCTGATGATCCTCATCGTCGCCATGTTCATCGTGGCGTTCTCCACCGTCGACAACCCGGACAGCACGGCGGGCACGGTGCTCAGCTGGATACCGCCGTTCTCCGCGATCCTCATGCCGCTGCGCATCGCGGCCGGGGTGGCCGGGCCCGGACAGATCGTCGGCACCATCGCGATCATGCTCGTCGCCATCGCGGCGTTGTCTGTGGTGGCCGCCAAGATCTACCAGCGCTCGATCCTGCGCATCGGCAAGGTGGTGAGCTGGAAGGAGGCGCTGGGCAGGTAG
- a CDS encoding ABC transporter ATP-binding protein, producing the protein MTRSTPSGNAPPSRHAAVLTIDGVSKSYGTVRALDDMSFSVQPGEIFGFVGSNGAGKTTTMRIALGVLSADAGEVRIGDRPVDLDVRRTVGYMPEERGLYPKMKVGAQLAYLAQLHGLSRADADVAVQRWTERLGIDGRVGDTVDALSLGNQQRVQLAAALVHDPAVLVLDEPFSGLDPVAVDVMSDVLREKAADGVPVIFSSHQLELVERLCHRVGIIAGGRMRAIGTVDELRARGEAQLVVHAPQAPAGWASAVPGVAAAEQSGERTLLTLTPGADDQAVLAAALRTGPVHEFTLRRPSLTELFREVVTA; encoded by the coding sequence ATGACCAGATCGACCCCTTCCGGCAACGCCCCGCCGAGCCGTCACGCCGCAGTACTGACCATCGACGGCGTCTCGAAGTCCTACGGCACCGTCCGCGCCCTCGACGACATGAGCTTCTCCGTGCAGCCCGGCGAGATCTTCGGCTTCGTCGGAAGCAACGGGGCGGGCAAGACGACGACGATGCGCATCGCCCTCGGCGTGCTCTCGGCCGACGCGGGCGAGGTGCGCATCGGCGACCGGCCCGTCGACCTCGACGTGCGCCGCACAGTCGGATACATGCCTGAGGAAAGAGGGCTGTACCCCAAGATGAAGGTGGGCGCCCAGCTGGCCTACCTCGCCCAGTTGCACGGCCTGAGCAGGGCCGACGCCGACGTCGCAGTGCAGCGGTGGACGGAGCGGCTCGGTATCGACGGGCGGGTCGGCGACACGGTCGACGCGCTGAGCCTCGGCAACCAGCAGCGCGTGCAGCTCGCCGCCGCACTGGTGCACGACCCGGCCGTTCTCGTGCTGGACGAGCCGTTCTCCGGCCTCGACCCCGTCGCCGTCGACGTGATGAGCGACGTGCTCCGGGAGAAGGCCGCCGACGGGGTGCCCGTCATCTTCTCCAGCCACCAGCTCGAGCTGGTGGAACGGCTCTGCCACCGCGTCGGCATCATCGCCGGCGGGCGGATGCGCGCCATCGGCACCGTCGACGAGCTGCGGGCGCGCGGCGAGGCCCAGCTGGTGGTGCACGCCCCGCAGGCGCCCGCCGGGTGGGCATCCGCCGTCCCCGGCGTCGCCGCCGCAGAGCAGTCCGGCGAGCGCACGCTGCTCACCCTCACCCCCGGCGCCGACGACCAGGCGGTGCTCGCCGCGGCGCTCCGCACCGGCCCCGTGCACGAGTTCACCCTGCGCCGCCCGTCCCTGACCGAGCTGTTCCGAGAGGTCGTGACCGCATGA
- a CDS encoding helix-turn-helix transcriptional regulator — protein MSAARRGSTPPIHNRVGVLRADRRMSRAQLAELVSVNPQTIGALERGDHYPSLDLALRICEVFALPVEAVFSRTEFAPLAQSLHPAPETGRTGGSGPEGGNHHD, from the coding sequence GTGAGTGCTGCACGCAGGGGAAGCACACCCCCCATCCACAACCGGGTCGGCGTGCTGCGCGCCGACAGGCGGATGTCGCGCGCACAGCTGGCCGAGCTGGTCTCGGTGAACCCGCAGACGATCGGCGCGCTGGAACGCGGCGACCACTACCCCAGCCTGGACCTGGCGCTGCGCATCTGCGAGGTCTTCGCCCTGCCCGTCGAGGCGGTGTTCTCCCGCACGGAGTTCGCGCCCCTCGCCCAGAGCCTCCATCCCGCACCAGAGACCGGCCGGACCGGCGGATCCGGCCCGGAAGGCGGTAACCATCATGACTGA
- a CDS encoding ABC-F family ATP-binding cassette domain-containing protein, whose translation MSALLQATGLSAAHGDRTLFSGLDLTVGPGDVVGLVGANGAGKSTLLRMLAAATRTDNAGTETGTVTLTPPGASVGHLAQEHERRPGESVLGFIARRTGVADAEAAMNAAAESLADGGAEDHYTPALERWLALGGADLPERAAAVAADLGLRAPTGDADPLDAPMTGLSGGQAARAALAALLLSRYDLLLLDEPTNDLDLDGLALLERFVADTRVGLVVVSHDREFLARTVTRVVELDLAQQSVDVYDGGYEAYLAERAVARRHAREAYDEYADTRSRLEDRAQMQRNWLSQGVRNARRKAGDSDKMGRRLRAESSEKQAAKARQTQRAIERLDVVEEPRKEWELRMTIAPAPRSGTVVATASGAVVHRGDFTLGPVSAQVNWGDRIVITGANGAGKSTLLALLLGTASPDEGAAALGSGVRVGEIDQARGAFAGPEPLAEAFGAAVPDWPDADVRTLLAKFGLRAAQVGRPAASLSPGERTRAALALLQARGANLLVLDEPTNHLDLPAIEQLEQALDAYEGTLLLVTHDRRMLDAVHATARWEVADGRVREA comes from the coding sequence GTGAGCGCACTCCTGCAGGCCACCGGCCTCTCCGCCGCCCATGGCGACCGCACCCTGTTCTCCGGCCTCGACCTCACGGTGGGCCCCGGCGACGTGGTGGGGCTCGTCGGCGCCAACGGGGCGGGCAAGTCGACGCTGCTGCGGATGCTCGCCGCGGCCACCCGCACCGACAACGCAGGAACGGAAACAGGCACGGTCACGCTGACCCCGCCCGGCGCGTCCGTCGGCCACCTCGCGCAGGAGCACGAGCGCCGACCTGGCGAGTCGGTGCTCGGCTTCATCGCGCGCCGCACGGGCGTCGCCGATGCCGAGGCCGCCATGAACGCCGCCGCCGAGTCGCTGGCCGACGGCGGCGCCGAGGACCACTACACCCCCGCCTTGGAGCGCTGGCTGGCGCTGGGCGGCGCCGACCTGCCCGAGCGCGCCGCGGCCGTCGCCGCCGACCTGGGGCTGCGCGCCCCGACCGGCGACGCCGACCCGCTCGACGCCCCGATGACGGGACTGTCCGGCGGGCAGGCGGCGCGCGCGGCCCTCGCGGCTCTGCTGCTCTCGCGCTACGACCTGCTGCTGCTCGACGAGCCGACCAACGACCTCGACCTGGACGGCCTGGCTCTACTCGAACGGTTCGTCGCCGACACCCGCGTGGGCCTGGTGGTGGTGAGCCACGACCGCGAGTTCCTGGCGCGCACCGTCACCCGGGTGGTGGAGCTGGACCTGGCCCAGCAGTCGGTGGACGTCTACGACGGCGGCTACGAGGCGTACCTGGCGGAACGGGCGGTGGCACGCCGGCACGCCCGCGAGGCCTACGACGAGTACGCGGACACCCGCTCGCGGCTCGAGGACCGCGCCCAGATGCAGCGCAACTGGCTCTCGCAGGGCGTGCGCAACGCGCGCCGCAAGGCCGGCGACAGCGACAAGATGGGCCGCCGTCTGCGCGCCGAGTCGTCCGAGAAGCAGGCGGCCAAGGCGCGGCAGACGCAGCGCGCGATCGAGCGACTCGACGTGGTGGAGGAGCCGCGCAAGGAGTGGGAGCTGCGCATGACCATCGCGCCCGCGCCCCGCAGCGGCACCGTCGTCGCCACCGCGTCGGGCGCCGTCGTGCACCGCGGCGACTTCACCCTGGGACCGGTGTCGGCTCAGGTGAACTGGGGCGACCGCATCGTCATCACCGGCGCCAACGGGGCGGGCAAGTCGACGCTGCTGGCCCTGCTGCTCGGCACGGCCTCCCCGGACGAGGGCGCCGCGGCTCTCGGTTCGGGCGTGCGGGTGGGCGAGATCGACCAGGCACGCGGCGCCTTCGCGGGGCCCGAGCCACTGGCGGAGGCGTTCGGCGCGGCGGTGCCCGACTGGCCCGACGCCGACGTTCGCACGCTGCTGGCCAAGTTCGGGCTGCGGGCGGCGCAAGTGGGGCGCCCGGCCGCGTCGCTGTCCCCCGGCGAGCGCACCCGCGCCGCGCTGGCGCTTCTGCAGGCGCGCGGCGCCAACCTGCTGGTGCTCGACGAGCCCACCAACCACCTCGACCTGCCCGCCATCGAGCAACTCGAGCAGGCTCTGGACGCGTACGAGGGCACGCTGCTGCTGGTGACGCACGACAGGCGGATGCTCGACGCGGTGCACGCCACCGCTCGCTGGGAGGTCGCGGACGGCCGGGTGCGCGAGGCCTGA
- a CDS encoding tRNA (cytidine(34)-2'-O)-methyltransferase produces MLKVMFHQPLIPPNTGNAIRMVAGTGAELHLVEPMGFDLSDKHLRRAGLDYHDLARVFVHPDVESAWAAVAPGRVFAFTTHTTTSFAQVEYRDGDVLLFGSETTGLPQEVLDDPHVTAHVRIPMIPGRRSMNLSNSAAVACYEAWRQLGYPGGV; encoded by the coding sequence GTGCTCAAAGTGATGTTCCACCAGCCGCTCATCCCGCCGAACACCGGCAACGCGATCCGCATGGTCGCCGGCACCGGGGCGGAGCTGCACCTGGTGGAGCCGATGGGGTTCGACCTGTCGGACAAGCATCTGCGGCGGGCCGGGCTCGACTACCACGACCTGGCCCGGGTGTTCGTGCACCCGGACGTGGAGTCGGCGTGGGCGGCGGTCGCCCCGGGGCGGGTGTTCGCGTTCACCACCCACACCACCACGTCGTTCGCGCAGGTGGAGTACCGGGACGGCGACGTGCTGCTGTTCGGCTCGGAGACGACGGGTCTCCCGCAGGAGGTGCTCGACGATCCGCACGTCACCGCGCACGTCCGCATTCCGATGATTCCGGGCCGGCGGTCGATGAACCTGTCGAACTCGGCGGCCGTCGCCTGCTATGAGGCGTGGCGGCAGCTGGGCTATCCCGGCGGCGTCTGA
- a CDS encoding bifunctional methylenetetrahydrofolate dehydrogenase/methenyltetrahydrofolate cyclohydrolase encodes MTATTLDGKLTRDELFADLTTRVAALAAKGITPGLGTILVGDDPGSHAYVRGKHNDCAKVGITSLRRDLPADVSREQLLDTIAELNGNPECTGYIVQLPLPDHLDENEALEAVDPDKDADGLHPMNLGRLVLGKEAALPCTPRGILHLLRRYEVPIAGAHVVVVGRGVTVGRPIGLLFTRRTENATVTLCHTGTKDLAAEVRRADIVIAAAGKPGLITADMVKPGAAVLDVGVTRTDAGLVGDVDKAVWEVAGHVSPNPGGVGPLTRAFLLQNVVERAERDAG; translated from the coding sequence GTGACTGCGACGACTCTGGACGGCAAGCTGACCCGCGACGAACTCTTCGCCGACCTCACCACCCGGGTGGCGGCGCTGGCGGCGAAGGGCATCACGCCCGGCCTGGGCACGATCCTCGTGGGGGACGACCCGGGCTCGCACGCCTACGTGCGCGGCAAGCACAACGACTGCGCCAAGGTGGGCATCACCTCGCTGCGCCGGGATCTGCCTGCCGACGTCAGCCGGGAGCAGCTGCTGGACACCATCGCGGAGCTCAACGGCAACCCCGAGTGCACCGGCTACATCGTGCAGCTGCCCCTGCCGGACCACCTCGACGAGAACGAGGCGCTGGAGGCGGTGGACCCGGACAAGGACGCCGACGGCCTGCACCCGATGAACCTCGGCCGGCTGGTGCTGGGCAAGGAGGCTGCGCTGCCGTGCACTCCGCGGGGGATCCTGCACCTGCTGCGCCGCTACGAGGTGCCGATCGCCGGCGCGCACGTGGTGGTCGTCGGCCGCGGGGTCACGGTGGGCCGGCCGATCGGGCTGCTGTTCACCCGGCGCACCGAGAACGCCACGGTCACCCTCTGCCACACGGGTACGAAGGACCTCGCGGCCGAGGTGCGGCGCGCGGACATCGTCATCGCCGCAGCCGGAAAGCCCGGGCTCATCACGGCGGACATGGTCAAGCCGGGCGCCGCGGTGCTCGACGTGGGGGTCACGCGCACCGACGCCGGCTTGGTGGGCGACGTCGACAAGGCCGTGTGGGAGGTGGCCGGCCACGTGTCGCCGAACCCGGGCGGCGTCGGGCCGCTCACTCGGGCCTTCCTGCTGCAGAATGTGGTCGAGCGTGCCGAACGGGACGCCGGATAA
- a CDS encoding DUF3017 domain-containing protein, producing the protein MSDAGDGGGPGAGKAVPSRIAAPTGPPTTLLYRLRTIHLPLILIGCGLFAAMVLVAMDRWRRGTVLFGLVTLVAAVVRLVLSPERVGVLAVRSRAFDVATLTAFGGLIIWLGLSIESLGTG; encoded by the coding sequence ATGAGCGACGCGGGTGACGGGGGCGGTCCGGGGGCGGGCAAGGCCGTGCCCAGCCGCATCGCCGCGCCGACGGGTCCGCCGACGACGCTCCTCTACCGGCTGCGCACCATCCATCTGCCGCTGATACTGATCGGCTGCGGGCTGTTCGCGGCGATGGTGCTGGTGGCGATGGACCGGTGGCGCCGCGGCACCGTGCTGTTCGGCCTGGTCACACTGGTGGCGGCGGTGGTGCGCCTGGTGCTCTCGCCGGAGCGGGTGGGGGTCCTGGCGGTGCGGAGCCGGGCGTTCGACGTGGCCACGCTCACCGCGTTCGGCGGGTTGATCATCTGGCTGGGCCTGTCCATCGAGTCGCTGGGCACCGGGTAG
- the metX gene encoding homoserine O-acetyltransferase MetX: MSTVHPARPASLPSPDGQQGAVEIGPLVLDCGVRLPQVTIAFQRWGELNAARDNVVLALHALTGDTHAAGPADDRHASPGWWNGLIGPGLALDTDEWCVITTNSLGGCNGSTGPSSPAPDGRPWGSRFPYLSIRDQVRAEARALEELGIDRVASVMGGSMGGARALEWEVTYPERVDSALILAVGARATADQIGTQTTQLEAIRRDPDWQGGDFYGTSLRPDTGLRLARRFAHLSYRTEFELDERFANAGQLDEDPLKDGRYAVQSYLEYQADKFVGRFDPGSYVILTESLNRHDVGRDRGGVQAALAGCSVPTIVAGWDSDRLYPIRLQAEIAEYLAGCVEFLQYESRYGHDAFLIEFDAVDAAICKTMELARKAAAARR; encoded by the coding sequence ATGAGCACGGTCCACCCTGCCCGTCCGGCGTCGCTCCCGTCGCCGGACGGGCAGCAGGGCGCCGTCGAGATCGGACCGCTGGTCCTCGACTGCGGCGTCCGGCTCCCCCAGGTCACCATCGCGTTCCAGCGGTGGGGCGAGCTCAACGCCGCGCGCGACAACGTGGTGCTCGCGCTGCACGCGCTGACCGGGGACACCCACGCCGCCGGTCCCGCGGACGACCGGCACGCGTCGCCGGGCTGGTGGAACGGGCTGATCGGCCCCGGCCTGGCCCTCGACACCGACGAGTGGTGCGTGATCACCACCAACTCGCTCGGCGGCTGCAACGGCAGCACCGGGCCGTCGTCGCCCGCTCCGGACGGGCGCCCCTGGGGCTCGCGGTTCCCGTACCTGTCCATCCGCGACCAGGTGCGCGCCGAAGCCCGCGCGCTCGAAGAGCTCGGCATCGACCGCGTCGCCTCCGTGATGGGCGGCTCGATGGGCGGCGCCCGCGCGCTCGAATGGGAGGTCACCTATCCCGAGCGGGTCGACTCGGCGCTGATCCTCGCCGTCGGCGCCCGCGCCACGGCGGACCAGATCGGCACGCAGACCACGCAGCTCGAGGCCATCCGCCGCGACCCCGACTGGCAGGGCGGCGACTTCTACGGCACCAGCCTGCGGCCCGACACCGGCCTCAGGCTGGCGCGGCGGTTCGCGCACCTGAGCTACCGCACCGAGTTCGAGCTGGACGAGCGCTTCGCCAACGCGGGCCAGCTGGACGAGGATCCGCTCAAGGACGGCCGCTACGCGGTGCAGAGCTACCTGGAGTACCAGGCGGACAAGTTCGTCGGGCGATTCGACCCCGGCAGCTACGTGATCCTCACCGAATCACTCAACCGGCACGACGTGGGACGCGACCGCGGCGGCGTGCAGGCCGCGCTGGCCGGCTGCAGCGTGCCCACCATCGTGGCCGGCTGGGACTCCGACCGGCTCTACCCCATCCGCCTGCAGGCCGAGATCGCCGAGTACCTGGCCGGATGCGTCGAGTTCCTGCAGTACGAGAGCCGCTACGGGCACGACGCGTTCCTCATCGAATTCGACGCGGTCGACGCTGCGATCTGCAAGACGATGGAGCTGGCGCGCAAGGCGGCCGCCGCGCGGCGCTGA
- a CDS encoding bifunctional o-acetylhomoserine/o-acetylserine sulfhydrylase: MTETTDPTANWSFETKQVHTGYTPDPTTKATALPIYQTTSYQFDSTDHAEALFSLAEPGNIYTRIMNPTVDAVEQRIAALEGGVAGLLLSSGQSATMYSLLNIAGAGDHVVSSPHIYGGTFNLFHYTLRKIGVDVSFVDDPDDIAQWRAAIKPNTKALFGETIGNPRGDVLDLPGISGVAREAGVPLIVDNTIATPYLLNPLEHGANVVVHSATKYLGGHGTTINGVIVDGGNFDWTVTQADGTPRFPGFTEPDESYHGVVYADLGAPAFALKARVQLLRDMGNAPSPFNAFLTAQGLETLSLRVERHVANAQRVAEFLEARSEVESVSYAGLASSQWHERGKKLLPRGTGAVLTFNIAGGEKAARAFIDALTLHSHVANMGDVRSLVVHPWSTTHQQLSEAEREAAGVYAGQVRLCVGIEGIDDILADLATGFAAAAAS; this comes from the coding sequence ATGACCGAGACCACCGATCCCACCGCCAACTGGTCCTTCGAGACCAAGCAGGTCCACACCGGCTACACCCCGGACCCCACCACCAAGGCGACGGCGCTGCCGATCTACCAGACCACGTCGTACCAGTTCGACAGCACCGATCACGCCGAGGCCCTGTTCTCGCTGGCCGAGCCCGGCAACATCTACACCCGCATCATGAATCCCACCGTGGATGCGGTCGAGCAGCGCATCGCCGCGCTCGAGGGCGGCGTCGCAGGGCTGCTGCTGTCCTCCGGCCAGTCGGCCACCATGTATTCGCTGCTCAACATCGCCGGCGCCGGCGACCACGTCGTCTCCAGCCCGCACATCTACGGCGGCACGTTCAACCTGTTCCACTACACGCTGCGCAAGATCGGCGTGGACGTGAGCTTCGTCGACGACCCCGACGACATCGCGCAGTGGCGCGCCGCCATCAAGCCGAACACCAAGGCGCTGTTCGGCGAGACCATCGGCAACCCGCGCGGCGACGTCCTCGACCTGCCCGGCATCTCCGGGGTGGCGCGGGAGGCCGGCGTCCCGCTGATCGTCGACAACACGATCGCCACCCCGTACCTGCTCAACCCGCTCGAGCACGGCGCCAACGTGGTCGTGCACTCGGCCACCAAGTACCTCGGCGGCCACGGGACGACGATCAACGGCGTCATCGTCGACGGCGGCAACTTCGACTGGACCGTCACGCAGGCCGACGGCACGCCCCGGTTCCCCGGGTTCACCGAGCCGGACGAGAGCTACCACGGCGTCGTCTACGCGGATCTCGGAGCGCCCGCGTTCGCCCTCAAGGCGCGCGTGCAGCTGCTCCGCGACATGGGCAATGCCCCCTCGCCGTTCAACGCGTTCCTCACGGCGCAGGGCCTGGAGACGCTGAGCCTGCGCGTCGAGCGGCACGTGGCCAACGCGCAGCGCGTCGCCGAATTCCTCGAGGCCCGCAGCGAGGTCGAATCCGTCTCCTACGCCGGCCTGGCCTCCTCGCAGTGGCACGAGCGCGGCAAGAAGCTGCTGCCCCGCGGGACCGGCGCCGTGCTCACCTTCAACATCGCCGGCGGCGAGAAGGCCGCGCGGGCCTTCATCGACGCGCTCACCCTGCACAGCCACGTGGCCAACATGGGCGACGTCCGCTCGCTGGTCGTCCACCCCTGGTCCACCACCCACCAGCAGCTCTCCGAGGCCGAGCGCGAGGCCGCAGGCGTCTACGCCGGCCAGGTGCGCCTGTGCGTGGGCATCGAGGGCATCGACGACATCCTCGCGGACCTGGCGACCGGCTTCGCCGCGGCGGCTGCATCTTGA
- a CDS encoding NADP-dependent isocitrate dehydrogenase yields MSKIKVEGTVVELDGDEMTRIIWQFIKDKLVHPYLDVNLEYYDLGVEHRDATDDQVTVDAANAIKKHGAGVKCATITPDEARVEEFGLKKMWRSPNGTIRNILGGTIFRAPIIISNVPRLVPGWTKPVVVGRHAFGDQYRATDFKVPGAGTVTITYTPEDGSEPIQHEVCKIPEDGGVVMGMYNYKKSIQDFARASLSYGLQQNYPVYLSTKNTILKAYDGMFKDEFQRIYEEEFKAEFDAAGLTYEHRLIDDMVASALKWEGGYVWACKNYDGDVQSDTVAQGYGSLGLMTSVLMTPDGRTVEAEAAHGTVTRHYRQHQQGKPTSTNPIASIFAWTRGLEHRGKLDNTPDVVEFCHLLEDVVIKTVESGKMTKDLAMLVGGDQGYLTTEEFLGALDDNLKAAKARA; encoded by the coding sequence ATGTCCAAGATCAAGGTCGAGGGAACCGTCGTCGAGCTCGATGGCGACGAGATGACCCGCATCATCTGGCAGTTCATCAAGGACAAGCTGGTCCATCCGTACCTGGATGTGAACCTGGAGTACTACGACCTGGGCGTCGAGCACCGTGATGCGACGGACGACCAGGTGACCGTCGACGCGGCGAACGCCATCAAAAAGCACGGCGCGGGCGTCAAGTGCGCCACCATCACGCCCGACGAGGCGCGCGTGGAGGAGTTCGGGCTCAAGAAGATGTGGCGGTCGCCCAACGGCACCATCCGCAACATCCTCGGCGGCACGATCTTCCGCGCGCCCATCATCATCTCCAACGTGCCGCGCCTGGTCCCCGGCTGGACCAAGCCGGTGGTCGTGGGCCGTCACGCCTTCGGCGACCAGTACCGCGCCACCGACTTCAAGGTCCCCGGCGCCGGCACGGTCACCATCACCTACACGCCCGAGGACGGCAGCGAGCCGATCCAGCACGAGGTGTGCAAGATCCCCGAGGACGGCGGCGTCGTCATGGGGATGTACAACTACAAGAAGTCGATCCAGGACTTCGCCCGCGCATCGCTGTCCTACGGCCTGCAGCAGAACTACCCCGTGTACCTGTCGACGAAGAACACGATCCTCAAGGCCTACGACGGCATGTTCAAGGACGAGTTCCAGCGCATCTACGAGGAGGAGTTCAAGGCGGAGTTCGACGCCGCCGGGCTCACCTACGAGCACCGCCTGATCGACGACATGGTCGCCTCCGCGCTCAAGTGGGAGGGCGGCTACGTCTGGGCCTGCAAGAACTACGACGGCGACGTCCAGTCCGACACCGTCGCGCAGGGCTACGGTTCGCTGGGCCTGATGACCTCGGTGCTCATGACGCCGGACGGCCGGACCGTCGAGGCCGAGGCCGCGCATGGCACCGTCACCCGGCACTACCGCCAGCACCAGCAGGGCAAGCCGACCTCGACCAACCCCATCGCGTCCATCTTCGCCTGGACCCGGGGCCTGGAGCACCGCGGCAAGCTCGACAACACCCCCGACGTGGTGGAGTTCTGCCATCTGCTCGAGGACGTCGTCATCAAGACCGTCGAGAGCGGCAAGATGACCAAGGACCTGGCGATGCTCGTCGGCGGCGACCAGGGCTACCTGACCACCGAGGAGTTCCTCGGTGCGCTCGACGACAACCTGAAGGCCGCGAAGGCCCGCGCCTGA